A window of the Henckelia pumila isolate YLH828 chromosome 3, ASM3356847v2, whole genome shotgun sequence genome harbors these coding sequences:
- the LOC140888457 gene encoding uncharacterized protein, with translation MLVKVKNVVIEKTKKAKYYSVILDCTPDATHKEQMTLILRCVDVSCIPVKIEEYFIEFLNVENTSGLSLFNKFCAALDSLGLDIDNIRGQGYDNGSNMRGKHQGVQKRLLDINPRAFYMPCGSHCLNSVICDTENSCVKEKSFFGACQCMYTMFSNSTKRWSILLEYLDNLTLKSLCTTRWESHIESVKTIKSQVGQIREALLKVADVTDDARLSRDARLLATHELSSFEFLLSLVIWYDILYNINSVSKSLQSETMRIDVAVKQLKGLVSFFENYRKEGFSSAINSAKEIACNIGVDSVFHERRQTSRKRQFDEIVNTERESQKTVERFRTYYFLVVVDVALSELRSRFEQLNFFEKMFGFLLDGEQLMTLDEDDLRKYCVNLESALKKDDLSDIDAHDLFFELQMLQEMLPLEAYDTNKFWTSIKILEFSLKMDIFPMIVVAYQILLTIFMTVASTERSFSKLKLLKSYLRTTMSQERLNGLAILCIEKDILEDISYDDIIDDFASKNARRAHFK, from the coding sequence ATGTTAGTGAAAGTGAAAAATGTTGTCATTGAAAAGACAAAGAAAGCCAAGTATTATTCAGTGATACTTGATTGTACTCCTGATGCAACTCACAAGGAACAAATGACTTTAATATTACGGTGTGTTGATGTGTCATGTATTCCGGTAAAAATTGAGGAGTATTTTATAGAATTTCTGAATGTTGAAAACACGAGTGGATTGAGCCTTTTCAATAAATTTTGTGCTGCATTGGACTCTCTTGGACTTGATATTGATAATATTAGAGGACAAGGTTATGATAATGGCTCCAACATGAGAGGAAAACATCAAGGTGTTCAAAAAAGATTGCTTGATATAAATCCGAGAGCGTTTTACATGCCATGTGGTAGTCATTGTCTTAATTCGGTGATTTGTGATACGGAAAACTCTTGTGTTAAGGAAAAATCTTTTTTTGGAGCATGTCAATGCATGTATACAATGTTCTCCAATTCTACAAAACGTTGGAGTATTCTACTTGAGTATTTGGATAATTTGACACTAAAGTCATTGTGCACAACAAGGTGGGAAAGCCATATTGAAAGTGTCAAGACCATTAAGTCACAAGTTGGGCAAATCAGAGAAGCTTTACTTAAGGTAGCAGATGTAACCGATGATGCAAGATTGTCGAGGGATGCTAGATTGCTGGCAACACATGAACTTAGCagctttgaatttttattaagCTTGGTAATTTGGTATGATATTCTCTACAATATAAACTCGGTTAGTAAATCCTTGCAATCTGAAACGATGCGTATAGATGTTGCAGTGAAACAATTGAAAggacttgtttctttttttgaGAATTACAGGAAAGAAGGATTTTCATCTGCTATAAATTCTGCTAAAGAAATTGCTTGTAATATAGGAGTTGATTCTGTATTTCATGAGCGCAGACAAACTTCTAGGAAGAGACAATTTGATGAGATTGTTAACACTGAAAGAGAATCACAAAAAACTGTAGAACGCTTTAGGACATATTATTTTCTTGTTGTGGTAGATGTTGCTCTTTCGGAGTTGAGGAGTAGGTTTGAGCAATTGAATTTTTTCGAAAAgatgtttggatttttgttgGATGGAGAACAGCTAATGACATTGGATGAAGATGATTTGAGAAAATATTGTGTGAATCTTGAATCTGCTTTGAAAAAGGATGATCTGTCTGATATCGATGCTCATGATCTGTTTTTTGAACTACAAATGTTGCAAGAGATGCTACCTTTGGAAGCTTATGacacaaataaattttggacatcaattaaaattttagagTTTTCATTGAAAATGGATATTTTTCCTATGATCGTGGTCGcatatcaaattttattgactATTTTTATGACTGTAGCATCAACTGAGAGAAGTTTTTCAAAgttaaaattattgaaatcttaTTTGAGAACCACAATGAGTCAAGAGAGACTGAATGGTTTGGCGATCCTCTGCATCGAAAAAGACATATTGGAAGATATATCATATGACGACATAATTGATGATTTTGCTTCAAAAAATGCAAGAAGAGctcattttaaataa